The Rhododendron vialii isolate Sample 1 chromosome 5a, ASM3025357v1 genome contains a region encoding:
- the LOC131326671 gene encoding LOW QUALITY PROTEIN: flagellar radial spoke protein 5 (The sequence of the model RefSeq protein was modified relative to this genomic sequence to represent the inferred CDS: deleted 1 base in 1 codon), with the protein MPSVEWDVADERRVGRIDRDDAVEAMLRYADAGLSTFDMADHYGPAEDLYGIFINRVRRERPPELLESVKGLTKWVPPPVKMTSSYVRESVNVSRKRMDVEALDMLQFHWWDYSNTGYIDALKHLTDLKEEGKIKTVALTNFDTERLHIILENGIPVVSNQVQHSLVDMRPQQKMAELCQLTGVKLITYGTVMGGLLSEKFLDTNLSIPFAGPPLNTPSLQKYKRMVDAWGGWSLFQTLLQTLKKVATKHGVSIPTVAVKYILDQPAVAGSMVGVRLGLSEHIKDANAVFSLVLDEEDVNSIREVQKKGKDLMRIIGDCGDEYRRA; encoded by the exons ATGCCGAGTGTTgaatgggatgtggcagacgagCGGCGGGTG GGCAGAATCGACCGGGACGACGCCGTCGAGGCCATGCTCCGGTACGCCGACGCCGGCCTCTCTACCTTCGACATGGCCGACCACT ATGGACCTGCCGAAGATCTTTATGGCATCTTCATTAATCGAGTCCGTCGCGAGCGTCCACCAGAGTTATTGGAGTCTGTCAAAGG TCTTACCAAATGGGTGCCACCACCGGTTAAGATGACAAGTAGTTATGTCCGTGAGAGCGTCAATGTCTCACGAAAGAGAATGGATGTTGAAGCCTTGGACATGCTTCAGTTCCACTG GTGGGATTACTCTAATACCGGCTATATTGATGCTCTGAAACACCTTACAGATCTCAAAGAAGAAG GTAAGATCAAGACTGTTGCTTTGACTAACTTCGATACGGAGAGGTTGCATATAATCTTGGAGAATGGGATTCCAGTTGTTAGTAATCAG GTGCAACATTCCCTTGTTGACATGCGTCCACAACAGAAAATGGCGGAACTGTGTCAGCTTACAGGAGTAAAACTTataac GTATGGAACGGTAATGGGTGGATTATTATCGGAGAAGTTCCTTGACACCAACTTATCTATTCCTTTTGCTGGTCCTCCTTTAAACACTCCTTCCCTTCAGAAGTACAAAAGG ATGGTTGATGCTTGGGGAGGATGGAGTCTATTCCAAACTTTGCTTCAAACCCTTAAAAAAGTAGCTACCAAACATGGAGTTTCTATTCCTACGGTTGCCGTGAAATACATTCTGGACCAG CCAGCAGTGGCAGGATCGATGGTGGGCGTTAGGCTTGGCCTGTCGGAACACATTAAAGACGCAAATGCAGTGTTTTCACTTGTTCTCGACGAGGAAGATGTAAACAGCATACGAGAAGTACAGAAGAAAGGGAAAGATCTGATGAGAATAATTGGGGACTGTGGAGATGAATACAGACGTGCGTGA
- the LOC131326501 gene encoding uncharacterized protein LOC131326501 isoform X2: MDVDSQPMMEETILVGDDLMMGPPSPLIPPEIASHVLEDVDLCDGVLRNFFLCLQINDIEPFCQDEIVVYKQCAEKRDKELRQQLQDSEHKLGLSMPFEEAKERAVQLESEVTSLDRRLILASGIEGREGFRQRWSLHGRLTDTKRRLEALKQGIEKRKKDEPVGGSTTKGWFFW; the protein is encoded by the exons ATGGATG TTGATTCACAACCAATGATGGAGGAAACTATTTTGGTCGGTGATGATCTTATGATGGGACCACCATCACCACTCATTCCGCCAGAGATTGCCTCTCATGTATTAGAAGATGTTGACTTATGTGATGGGGTATTGAGGAACTTTTTTCTAT GCTTGCAAATCAATGATATTGAGCCATTTTGTCAAGATGAGATTGTTGTATATAAGCAATGCGCGGAGAAAAGG GATAAGGAACTAAGGCAACAGCTTCAAGATAGCGAACACAAATTGGGGTTATCTATGCCTTTTGAAGAAGCAAAGGAACGAGCTGTTCAGCTTGAGTCAGAAGTCACGTCATTGGATAG GCGGTTAATTCTGGCTAGTGGAATTGAAGGCAGGGAAGGATTTCGACAGCGATGGAGTTTACATGGGCGCCTCACAGATACCAA GAGAAGGTTAGAGGCCTTGAAGCAGGGaatagagaagagaaaaaaggatGAGCCAGTCGGAGGTTCTACGACAAAAGGATGGTTCTTTTGGTGA